From the genome of Dermacentor andersoni chromosome 3, qqDerAnde1_hic_scaffold, whole genome shotgun sequence:
TGGCTAAGCATTTTGGCACTAGTGCTGTTAAATGGGCTTTGGTCGCCAAATTCTTGATTCACATTACCAGAGCGATAGAAGAGAGCACAATGTTACTAGCGCTTTCAGTGTTTGTCTCCTCTTTGCATCCTGTTTTTGTCATGCTGGTAACATGAATAAAAAACAGTTTGGCATTCACATTGCACATTAATGTGGCTCTGCCGTGCCTCACCAGGCATATTTTGCGTTCAATTTTCCCGAGGGAATatcttcctcctcttctttttaCAATTTTGATGTGGGCTGCTATAAAAACAGGAGCAAGGAGATTTGGGCAAGGTAAAAAAATATCAATGCAACCCCACATCACGCAGGGTGTAAGAATGCATGTGTGTGATTTTCTGCCTGCAGTGCCAGCGATGCAGCAGGCTGCCGGTGGCTCTGGCTTCTTTCTGGTCATGGTAGGGTGGATGGTGCTAGCCGTGGTGCTCTACTACTTGCGCCCAAACTCACTGCGCAACCGTGATAACGGCAAGCCCGACAGACAGGTGGGTGCAGTTGATAATGCTTTATGGACGAGTGCTGCCTacaacacacaagaaaaaaagtttttttcctTGACAAGTTTCAATGTACAGAGTTTCTGAATAAGTGTTCctcggccaacactgaatgatgGGCAGCGATTGTCATTTGTTAGATTAGAACGAGAACGAAGGACAAAAAAACAAGGAAGTTTGGCATGCAACTAACTTTCTTTTGAAGGCATGATACGAAGAGAGACATAGATGCAGAATCCCCAACTGTGTTGGTAACACACCGGTAATATAGACTGCATGCAATGTACTACTATCAAGCTCAATATAACCACTGCACCGCCGCTTTGCCACACACTAGCGCATTGTAGCTCTTACTAAGCATGTTAGTGCACCCCCGTTTCACACCCAACGGGACCTGTCAGTACAAGTTCCACACGAAGCCACAAGTGGTTTGAGGTGGAGCTCACTTCCAGTGCTGGAGCTTGCTTCCAATGTGTTAATGATTAGATCACGAGAACTTGCAAACTGGCTTAAAGGTGTGCATTGTAGCCACCAGTCTAGTCACGTTCACAAGTCTAAATGCCTTCCAAACTTTGACAAATGTATAATCTTGAAAAGTTTGAACAAGGAATACGGTGAGATTTTTTGAAGCGTTTGCTATCCATGAGTATGGCAACATATGTGTCAGTGAGCTGCTTGTTTCTCTGCTCAGGAAAGAGTTGTTATATCTCGATTGCGAAATATAACTGTCTCGCTTCATGGTCATGTGTCAAGGTCCCGTGCACTTGGTTTCGACCGCATATACATAGCCTTTCATTACACGAATAAACAGTATGGTTGCTTAGTCATTGCTCATGTCTGTCGTCTCCCTTGTCCTGTTCTTAAGTGCTGTAAAGAAACAGCACTTAAGTCTGTATTGAGATTGAGTTGCTGTTCGAATAAAACTTGTAGTTCCGTTCTATCCTTTTTAGTCACACATAATATGTTACTGGTTGAACACATCTTCATTGTTGCAGAACTACCAGATTGAGCATGTTTCTTCTTAGATGGGAATGCTATTACTTGCAGCTTACTTTTAACTTTAGGCGAAGAGAAAACACGAGCCTTTTTCTGGTGCAGAGTGAAAAATGCTTGCCGGTCGGTCTGTATTGCACCATTGatattgttcttttgtttttaatattGCTCATCATCTGTGCAGGGTCCAAGCAATGACCCCCCCAGTGGCTCAGTCTTCTGAGGGAGGAGCCCAGCCCAGCCCCTAACAGAAAATGACCAAGCCGAAGAGCTTTAGCTGGTGGCACGGGGGAGAGGAACGCTGTTGCATTAACTGTTCTGGGCTTCTTTTTCTGGGGGAACCACCACCGCCGCTCACCATGCCTGTCTAGTATGTGTACATAACGTGTACATAATACGCATGCACCGCGGGACAcagacagcgaaaaaaaaaatgtatgcaggAAAGCTATGGACCATGGTACGCACACAATTAGACACTGCATGTGCAAGACTGTTGTTGCAAGGCCACGCGCGTGTATATATACTGCACGTCTCTCGCACAGCAGGTGTTG
Proteins encoded in this window:
- the LOC126544475 gene encoding small integral membrane protein 14, with product MDDGFDPCECIFSHENAMQRLISLLRSSQSACTDSECFQEMPAMQQAAGGSGFFLVMVGWMVLAVVLYYLRPNSLRNRDNGKPDRQGPSNDPPSGSVF